From Candidatus Pedobacter colombiensis, one genomic window encodes:
- a CDS encoding carbonic anhydrase — MCAKLEKQESNQITYESLLQGNKEWVADTLKEDPKFFERLSAGQAPPVLWIGCSDSRVPANQITNTMPGDIFVHRNIANVVTHTDMNLLSVLDYSVNVLKVKHIIVCGHYGCGGVNAALGDKQVGLVDNWLRNIKDVIRMHEREMQTIKDPQKRSNRLVELNAIEGAANVMSTSIVQNAWASGQELAVHAWVYSLQTGLITDLQVSASSAADISPVFKMQAQK, encoded by the coding sequence ATGTGCGCAAAATTAGAAAAACAAGAGAGTAATCAAATAACATACGAAAGTTTATTGCAAGGCAATAAGGAGTGGGTAGCGGATACACTTAAAGAAGATCCGAAATTTTTTGAAAGACTTTCTGCAGGGCAGGCTCCGCCTGTGCTTTGGATCGGATGCTCTGATAGCCGTGTGCCGGCTAATCAGATTACGAATACGATGCCTGGTGATATATTTGTTCACCGTAACATTGCAAATGTGGTTACACATACCGATATGAATTTGCTTAGTGTATTAGATTACTCCGTTAACGTATTAAAAGTAAAACATATTATTGTATGTGGACATTATGGTTGTGGAGGAGTGAATGCTGCTCTGGGTGATAAGCAGGTTGGTCTGGTAGACAATTGGTTAAGGAATATTAAAGACGTTATCCGAATGCATGAACGTGAAATGCAGACTATTAAAGATCCGCAAAAAAGATCGAACCGCTTGGTAGAACTCAATGCAATCGAAGGTGCTGCCAATGTTATGAGTACTTCTATTGTTCAAAATGCATGGGCATCAGGACAGGAGTTGGCCGTTCATGCCTGGGTGTATAGCTTACAGACGGGATTAATTACCGATCTGCAGGTGAGCGCATCGAGTGCAGCGGATATTTCTCCGGTATTTAAAATGCAGGCTCAAAAA
- a CDS encoding SulP family inorganic anion transporter translates to MQSGNSIFSRLDVKKYILKKNLKRDLPSSIVVFLVALPLCLGIALASGAPLFAGLITGIVGGIVVASLSGSQLSVSGPAAGLTAIVLGAIGQLGNYQTFLLAVVLAGLMQLILGLLKGGMIGNYFPSSVIEGMLAAIGLTLILKQLPHALGVDSDFFGDESFFQKNSENTFSAISGALDHFTLAAIVISGLSILVLIFWPKFKKLSTIPAPLVVVILGIGLSLAFQGTGYALQAKQMVEIPVVNGWAEFKDLFIAPNFSEILNGKVWVVAATIAVVASLETLLSIEAVDKIDPLKRVSPTNRELMAQGAGNMFSGLLGGLPLTSVIVRSSANVNSGGKTKMSAIFHGIWLLLSLLFIPGLINMIPLACLAAILLVTGYKLTRVALFKHMFHKGWDQFVPFVITIVAVLLTDLLKGVAIGMLFSVFYLLRTNMRNPYFYKIQEEGNKKNIRIKLAEEVSFLNKAAIQVVLNKIPKETNVVIDGTNSRYIDPDVLEAIFNYKHNAYTKGIIVMLENVKEQYTVPKLNNKIIEEINN, encoded by the coding sequence ATGCAAAGTGGAAACTCAATCTTTTCGAGGTTGGATGTGAAGAAGTATATATTAAAAAAGAATTTAAAGCGCGATCTGCCCTCTAGTATAGTGGTATTTCTGGTTGCATTGCCTTTATGTTTAGGCATTGCGCTAGCCTCAGGCGCCCCGTTATTTGCGGGTCTTATTACAGGTATTGTTGGTGGGATCGTAGTCGCGAGCCTTAGCGGTTCGCAGTTAAGTGTAAGCGGGCCTGCCGCCGGATTGACGGCTATTGTTTTGGGCGCTATTGGCCAGTTAGGGAATTATCAAACTTTTTTACTTGCCGTGGTGCTTGCTGGATTAATGCAGTTGATCCTTGGTTTATTAAAAGGAGGTATGATAGGTAACTACTTTCCTTCAAGTGTGATAGAAGGTATGTTGGCTGCAATCGGGCTTACTTTGATTCTTAAGCAGTTGCCGCACGCTTTAGGTGTGGACTCAGATTTTTTTGGTGATGAAAGTTTCTTTCAGAAAAATAGTGAGAACACATTTTCAGCAATAAGTGGGGCCCTTGATCATTTTACGCTGGCAGCCATAGTAATTAGTGGTTTGTCTATCCTGGTACTGATTTTCTGGCCAAAGTTTAAAAAATTAAGTACAATCCCGGCACCTTTAGTAGTTGTGATTTTGGGTATTGGCTTAAGTTTAGCTTTTCAGGGAACAGGCTATGCTCTTCAGGCAAAGCAAATGGTTGAAATTCCGGTAGTAAATGGATGGGCAGAATTTAAAGATTTATTTATTGCTCCAAACTTTTCGGAGATTTTAAATGGTAAAGTGTGGGTGGTTGCAGCAACTATTGCAGTTGTAGCCAGCCTGGAAACACTGTTAAGTATTGAAGCAGTGGATAAAATTGATCCGCTCAAGCGTGTTTCGCCAACCAATAGAGAGTTAATGGCCCAAGGTGCCGGAAATATGTTCAGTGGCTTATTAGGAGGATTGCCTTTAACTTCGGTTATTGTGCGTAGTTCTGCCAATGTAAATTCAGGTGGAAAAACAAAGATGTCGGCAATTTTTCATGGGATATGGTTACTTTTATCATTGCTTTTTATTCCAGGTTTGATAAATATGATACCTTTGGCATGTTTAGCTGCAATACTATTGGTAACAGGTTATAAACTTACGCGAGTGGCTTTATTTAAGCATATGTTCCATAAAGGATGGGATCAGTTTGTCCCATTTGTGATCACGATCGTTGCTGTATTGCTTACTGATCTATTAAAGGGCGTAGCTATAGGTATGTTGTTCTCCGTGTTTTACCTGCTACGTACCAATATGCGTAATCCTTATTTCTATAAAATTCAAGAAGAAGGAAATAAAAAGAACATCAGAATTAAACTTGCAGAAGAAGTATCTTTCTTAAACAAAGCTGCCATCCAGGTTGTACTTAATAAAATCCCTAAAGAAACCAACGTGGTTATTGATGGGACGAATTCCCGATATATTGACCCGGATGTGTTAGAAGCCATTTTTAATTATAAGCATAACGCTTATACAAAGGGTATCATTGTCATGCTTGAAAATGTAAAAGAGCAATACACTGTACCAAAATTGAATAATAAAATCATTGAAGAAATTAATAATTAA